In Papaver somniferum cultivar HN1 chromosome 1, ASM357369v1, whole genome shotgun sequence, a genomic segment contains:
- the LOC113303542 gene encoding O-fucosyltransferase 15-like encodes MASSSTTSDYSHSSDVDLVEEAAIRSELVEVEEEDLLKFPEIPAIRIPERSEGSSNNNNNSGSNQNAWSSAFHARSHSTTPRSRQSSPRSPAGFRDNFGLLASSSSNTNHGSPPLQATRFSNLYNNRSNSSNLNSWNFLKIFGVFLRKNPNQQQRGLVINKSKGKTGAAGRVWYRKKRVRGLVVIIGLIGFFFLMNWWMLSRLPDDSALNSNHGFLNVNSSSVRGEWSKFGKGKRPHRVLFSRMLALAAHALAEGESKAEPKDLWLEPLLPVSAWKRCAEVRNWEPNEGRNGYIIVSANGGMNQQRVAVCNAVTLARLLNSTLVVPKFLFSSVWRDVSQFSDIYQEEHFINYLKPDIRVVKELPLELRSLDLEAIGSIVTDSDIMKEAKPSFYLKKILPIILKNRVVHLIGFGNRLAFDPIPFELQRLRCRCNFHALRFIPKIQQAGALLLQRMRQHKPHRGPLDQYLVGPFASSMDQNMHPAKKSRYLALHLRFEIDMAAHSMCEFGGGVEEREELEAYRAVHFPALTHLMKTTKLPSAPELRSEGKCPLAPEEAVLMLAALGFKRKTRVYLAGAHIYGGKSRLAALTNLYPNMVTKENLLSSSEIEPFTNYSSQLAALDFIGCAAADAFAMTDSGSQLSSLVTGYRIYYGDGRMPTIRPNKRRLASIFTKNSTIEWREFEERVRKAVKESKQVQERPVARSIYRHPRCPECMCNTTTDLVSRRLLIN; translated from the exons ATGGCTTCTTCTTCTACTACATCTGATTATAGTCATTCTTCAGATGTGGATTTAGTAGAAGAAGCTGCTATTAGGTCAGAATTggtagaagtagaagaagaagatttgttGAAATTTCCAGAGATACCAGCAATAAGGATACCAGAGAGATCTGAAGGTAGTAGTAATAATAACAACAATAGTGGTAGCAATCAAAATGCATGGTCAAGTGCATTTCATGCTAGGTCACATTCAACAACACCAAGAAGTAGACAAAGTTCTCCGAGAAGTCCAGCTGGTTTTCGTGATAATTTTGGTCtgttagcttcttcttcttcaaataccAATCATGGATCTCCTCCATTACAAGCAACGAGATTTTCTAATTTGTATAATAATAGATCTAATTCTTCCAATCTCAATTCATGGAACTTCttgaagatttttggtgttttcttAAGAAAAAATCCAAATCAACAGCAGAGGGGATTGGTGATAAATAAGAGTAAAGGAAAAACGGGTGCAGCTGGGAGAGTATGGTATAGAAAAAAGAGAGTTAGAGGTTTAGTTGTGATTATTGGTTTAAttggtttctttttcttaatGAATTGGTGGATGCTTTCTCGTCTTCCTGATGATTCTGCTCTTAATTCTAATCATGGCTTCTTAAATGTTAACTCTTCTTCGGTCCGG GGAGAATGGAGTAAATTTGGTAAAGGGAAAAGACCACACAGAGTGTTGTTCTCTAGAATGTTGGCTTTAGCAGCTCATGCCTTAGCTGAG GGAGAGAGCAAAGCTGAGCCAAAAGATTTGTGGTTGGAACCTTTACTTCCTGTTTCTGCTTGGAAACGTTGTGCTGAAGTGCGCAACTGGGAACCTAATG AGGGGCGCAATGGGTACATTATTGTAAGTGCAAATGGGGGAATGAACCAGCAAAGAGTAGCG GTATGCAATGCTGTTACTCTTGCACGATTACTTAATTCAACTCTTGTTGTTCCAAAATTTTTGTTCAGTAGTGTTTGGAGAGATGTAAG TCAATTCAGCGATATATATCAGGAAGAGCATTTTATCAACTACTTGAAACCTGATATTCGGGTAGTTAAGGAACTTCCGTTGGAACTGAGATCTCTAGATTTGGAAGCTATCGGTAGCATT GTGACTGATTCAGACATTATGAAAGAGGCCAAGCCAAGCTTTTATCTGAAAAAGATTCTCCCCATCATACTTAAAAATAGGGTTGTCCATCTGATAGGGTTTGGGAATCGCCTCGCTTTTGACCCAATACCATTTGAGTTGCAG AGACTCCGATGCAGATGTAACTTTCATGCACTGCGATTTATTCCCAAGATCCAACAAGCTGGTGCACTACTTCTTCAGAGAATGCGTCAACATAAGCCTCACAGGGGTCCATTGGACCAGTATCTGGTTGGTCCATTTGCGTCAAGTATGGATCAAAATATGCATCCAGCAAAGAAATCCAGATATTTAGCTCTACATCTGAGATTTGAAATTGACATGGCAGCTCACTCTATGTGTGAGTTTGGTGGTGGTGTAGAAGAGAGGGAAGAGTTGGAGGCATATCGTGCAGTTCATTTCCCTGCACTGACTCatttaatgaaaacaacaaa ATTACCTTCTGCTCCGGAGCTGAGATCGGAAGGCAAATGTCCTTTAGCGCCCGAAGAAGCTGTACTTATGCTAGCAGCTCTTGGTTTCAAACGTAAGACACGTGTTTATCTTGCAGGTGCACATATTTATGGGGGAAAGTCAAGATTAGCTGCTCTGACCAATTTATACCCTAATATGGTCACCAAAGAAAATCTGCTTTCATCTTCTGAGATCGAACCATTTACGAACTACTCGTCACAG TTAGCTGCTTTGGATTTCATAGGATGTGCAGCTGCCGACGCATTTGCCATGACGGACTCCGGGAGTCAATTGTCATCCCTAGTAACAGGGTATCGTATATATTACGGTGATGGTAGAATGCCTACTATAAGGCCAAACAAACGCCGTCTTGCTAGCATTTTCACAAAAAACTCAACGATAGAGTGGAGAGAGTTTGAAGAGAGAGTAAGAAAAGCAGTGAAAGAGAGTAAACAGGTGCAGGAGAGACCTGTTGCAAGAAGTATTTACAGACATCCAAGATGTCCAGAATGTATGTGCAATACTACAACAGATTTGGTTAGTAGAAGATTATTAATCAATTAG